A single window of Pseudoduganella plicata DNA harbors:
- a CDS encoding EamA family transporter yields the protein MNGKMAPRDLLAALAVVVIWGTNFVAMKYGLRHLTPFQLGAGRYVFAVLPLVLLVRPPVLQARWMLLYGLFQGVGQFGFVFLSLKVGMSASLASVLLQTQVFFTALCGFLLLGERPSRQLLAGLFLAALGLACFGMNYVGAAALGTETTAAGFALCVAGAAMWAASNIVVRHAQRLSPGFDPLAFLVWSSLTPILPFVVLSLLFDGPAARWQWQDAPLVTWCAVAYLGWMATVVGYGLWTSLLKRYPANRVAPFSLGVPVVGITSGMLVLDESITPWQWSGIALIVLALGCVMFGGRLFSRR from the coding sequence ATGAACGGAAAAATGGCGCCCCGCGACCTGCTGGCGGCACTGGCCGTCGTCGTCATCTGGGGCACCAATTTCGTCGCGATGAAGTACGGCCTGCGGCATCTGACGCCCTTCCAGCTGGGCGCGGGCCGTTACGTCTTTGCCGTGCTGCCGCTGGTGTTGCTCGTGCGCCCGCCGGTGCTGCAGGCACGCTGGATGCTGCTGTATGGGCTGTTCCAGGGCGTCGGCCAGTTCGGCTTCGTGTTCCTGTCGCTGAAAGTCGGGATGTCCGCGTCGCTTGCCTCCGTGCTGCTGCAGACGCAGGTCTTCTTCACCGCCTTGTGCGGCTTCCTGCTGCTGGGCGAGCGGCCCAGCCGGCAACTGCTGGCCGGGCTGTTCCTGGCGGCGCTGGGCCTGGCGTGTTTCGGCATGAATTACGTGGGCGCGGCGGCACTGGGCACGGAGACGACGGCGGCCGGCTTCGCGCTGTGCGTGGCCGGCGCGGCCATGTGGGCAGCGTCGAACATCGTCGTGCGCCATGCGCAGCGGCTTTCCCCCGGCTTCGATCCGCTGGCTTTTCTCGTCTGGAGCAGCCTGACGCCGATCCTGCCGTTCGTCGTCCTGTCGCTGCTGTTCGATGGGCCGGCCGCGCGCTGGCAGTGGCAGGATGCGCCGCTCGTCACCTGGTGCGCCGTGGCCTACCTGGGCTGGATGGCCACCGTGGTCGGCTACGGCCTGTGGACGTCGCTGCTGAAGCGCTACCCCGCCAACCGGGTGGCGCCGTTCAGCCTGGGCGTGCCCGTGGTCGGCATCACGTCCGGCATGCTGGTGCTGGACGAATCCATCACGCCCTGGCAGTGGTCGGGCATCGCCCTGATCGTGCTGGCACTGGGCTGCGTGATGTTTGGCGGGCGACTTTTCAGTCGGCGTTGA
- the lhpI gene encoding bifunctional Delta(1)-pyrroline-2-carboxylate/Delta(1)-piperideine-2-carboxylate reductase, whose amino-acid sequence MTDRDATARLLPWPDLVDALRTAVVELADGHIRCPARQVEPLQGGGALLSMLATAPDCAIHKLIAVVPDNPARGLPTIAGQLSVVDGATGALRLVLDGATVTARRTAALSMLGISTLLGRPPRHVLLAGTGTQALHHAQALAALYPQALLGVAGRTAEAAVRFCASLDGMDARPALLARPEPDVDVVITCTTSRQPIYTQPAQAGRLIIATGVFHPDAAEIGEETVRASRLYVDDRHGAAHEAGDLIRAGADWSHVHAIAAAMGHNASADDEPVLFKTVGCAAWDLAAARVALARLEYDAVNAD is encoded by the coding sequence ATGACCGACCGCGATGCCACTGCCCGGCTGCTGCCGTGGCCCGACCTGGTCGACGCGTTGCGCACCGCCGTGGTGGAGCTGGCGGACGGCCATATTCGCTGTCCCGCGCGCCAGGTCGAACCGCTCCAGGGGGGCGGGGCGCTGCTGTCGATGCTGGCCACGGCGCCCGATTGCGCCATCCACAAGCTCATTGCCGTGGTGCCGGACAATCCCGCGCGCGGCCTGCCGACCATTGCCGGCCAGCTCAGCGTGGTCGATGGCGCCACCGGCGCGCTGCGGCTCGTGCTGGACGGCGCCACCGTGACGGCGCGCCGCACGGCCGCGTTATCGATGCTGGGCATCTCGACCCTGCTGGGCCGCCCGCCGCGCCACGTGCTGCTGGCGGGAACGGGAACGCAGGCACTGCACCACGCGCAGGCATTGGCGGCGCTGTATCCGCAGGCCCTGCTGGGCGTGGCCGGCCGCACCGCGGAGGCGGCGGTGCGCTTCTGCGCCTCGCTGGACGGCATGGATGCCCGCCCGGCGCTGCTGGCGCGTCCGGAGCCGGATGTGGACGTCGTCATCACTTGTACCACCAGCCGCCAGCCCATCTACACCCAGCCGGCGCAGGCGGGCCGGCTGATTATCGCGACGGGGGTATTTCACCCGGATGCCGCGGAGATCGGCGAGGAAACGGTGCGCGCCAGCCGCCTGTACGTCGACGACCGCCATGGCGCGGCGCATGAAGCGGGCGACCTGATACGCGCCGGGGCCGACTGGAGCCACGTGCATGCGATTGCCGCCGCGATGGGCCACAACGCGTCGGCGGATGACGAACCGGTGCTGTTCAAGACGGTCGGATGTGCCGCGTGGGACCTGGCCGCGGCAAGGGTGGCGCTGGCGCGCCTGGAATACGACGCCGTCAACGCCGACTGA
- a CDS encoding YkgJ family cysteine cluster protein: MSDPNSCQACGACCAHYRVSFYWGESDAHPGGTVPQHLTIPITPYRIAMRGTERAPSRCVALAGKVGSDVGCTIYPQRSSTCREFMAYTPECDKARGAYGLAPLETASPVAF, from the coding sequence GTGTCCGATCCGAACAGTTGCCAGGCCTGCGGCGCCTGCTGCGCGCACTACCGCGTCTCCTTCTACTGGGGCGAAAGCGATGCGCATCCCGGCGGCACCGTGCCGCAGCACCTGACCATTCCCATCACCCCCTACCGCATCGCCATGCGCGGCACCGAGCGCGCGCCATCGCGCTGCGTGGCGCTGGCTGGCAAGGTAGGAAGCGACGTCGGCTGCACGATCTATCCACAACGCTCGAGCACGTGCCGCGAGTTCATGGCCTATACACCGGAGTGCGACAAGGCGCGCGGCGCGTATGGGCTGGCGCCGTTGGAAACGGCAAGCCCGGTTGCATTCTGA